The following coding sequences are from one Granulicella sp. L56 window:
- a CDS encoding PEP-CTERM sorting domain-containing protein — MKAFLFAVLLIAGAGLAKADTLETITFNLGDLHPGSTLSATFDVPTLLPGPGLTENVTYSFSDPLDYAEGSLSGPTGGTLAGTVSIDPNAPISNFVINFSVPTFFNPTGNMFDRENVLSEDGLAQCASFPCTATGQFQDSQAFSNGVYTVAPTAMTPEPSSFLLLATGLAGAGFLYAGRKGFA, encoded by the coding sequence ATGAAAGCATTTCTTTTCGCTGTCTTATTAATCGCTGGAGCAGGTTTGGCGAAGGCTGACACTCTCGAGACGATCACCTTCAATCTGGGAGATTTGCATCCTGGATCAACCCTGTCAGCCACTTTTGACGTGCCCACTTTGCTCCCTGGACCCGGGTTGACGGAGAACGTCACCTATTCTTTCAGCGATCCTTTGGACTATGCCGAAGGAAGTCTGTCGGGGCCGACGGGAGGAACATTGGCGGGAACGGTCTCGATTGACCCCAACGCGCCGATCAGCAACTTTGTCATCAATTTCTCCGTCCCGACATTCTTCAATCCCACCGGCAACATGTTTGATCGGGAAAATGTTCTTTCCGAAGATGGCCTTGCGCAATGTGCGTCTTTTCCTTGCACCGCTACCGGACAATTCCAGGACAGTCAGGCCTTTTCTAACGGTGTGTACACGGTCGCTCCTACTGCCATGACGCCCGAGCCATCTTCCTTCCTGCTGCTGGCCACCGGTCTCGCGGGAGCGGGCTTTCTTTACGCGGGCCGTAAAGGTTTCGCCTAA
- a CDS encoding MBL fold metallo-hydrolase has product MHTADSDLVRARTQVGDFELTVCTDGTYKLDGGAMFGVVPKTLWQKRAEADEQNRILLGLNTVVVRTGEHTVVIETGIGNKLSPKLREIHENQELLPASLAAAGVAVEEVDFVINTHLHFDHCGWNTTLQPDGSVTPTFPNARYFAHRGEVEHGHLQLERDRVSYLSPNYDPLIESGQMTLMDGHDVVICPGVRVELFPGHTAQMMGVHIESGSEHACYISDLIPTSAHLDATWVMGYDLDPLETIVQRKRFYQRAIPEKWLVLFTHDHRTPMARIGLNDKQKPVVVATD; this is encoded by the coding sequence ATGCACACGGCTGATTCTGATCTGGTGCGCGCGCGAACGCAGGTTGGCGACTTCGAGCTGACGGTCTGCACCGATGGGACCTACAAGCTCGACGGCGGAGCCATGTTCGGTGTGGTGCCCAAAACGCTCTGGCAAAAACGTGCCGAGGCCGACGAGCAGAACCGCATTCTGCTTGGCCTCAATACGGTCGTAGTCCGGACCGGAGAGCATACAGTGGTGATCGAAACCGGCATCGGCAACAAGCTGTCGCCGAAGCTGCGCGAGATCCACGAGAACCAGGAGCTTCTGCCGGCGTCGCTCGCAGCCGCAGGTGTCGCCGTCGAAGAGGTGGACTTCGTCATCAACACTCACCTGCACTTCGACCACTGCGGCTGGAACACAACCTTGCAGCCGGATGGCTCGGTGACGCCGACCTTTCCGAACGCGCGCTACTTCGCGCATCGCGGCGAGGTCGAACACGGCCACCTGCAACTGGAGCGCGACCGCGTCAGTTATCTCTCGCCCAACTACGATCCGCTGATCGAATCCGGCCAGATGACGTTAATGGATGGCCATGATGTGGTGATTTGCCCGGGTGTCCGCGTCGAACTTTTTCCGGGGCACACGGCGCAGATGATGGGCGTTCACATCGAGTCGGGCTCGGAACATGCGTGCTACATCTCCGACCTGATTCCCACCAGCGCGCACCTCGATGCGACCTGGGTGATGGGCTACGATCTCGATCCTCTGGAGACCATCGTGCAGCGCAAGCGTTTCTATCAGCGGGCGATCCCGGAGAAGTGGCTGGTCCTGTTCACCCACGACCATCGCACCCCCATGGCGCGCATAGGCTTGAATGACAAGCAGAAACCAGTAGTGGTCGCTACGGACTGA
- a CDS encoding zinc-ribbon domain containing protein: MEFVDRLLTCADCGGEFIFTAGEQLFFFDKQFKNDPKRCKPCKFKRANATVRPGTSSSSPILSRTETRTKCSECGIETTVPFKPTQGRPVLCRQCFQHKQPLAAVGADLVAAASEGAAINADALAAIPHA, translated from the coding sequence ATGGAATTTGTGGATAGGCTTTTAACCTGCGCAGACTGTGGTGGTGAGTTTATCTTCACCGCTGGCGAACAACTCTTTTTCTTCGACAAGCAATTCAAGAACGACCCCAAACGCTGCAAGCCTTGCAAGTTCAAGCGCGCGAACGCAACCGTGCGCCCTGGGACAAGTTCATCGTCTCCCATACTTTCACGGACGGAGACCCGGACCAAGTGCTCGGAGTGCGGGATCGAGACCACCGTTCCCTTCAAGCCGACGCAAGGACGGCCCGTGCTTTGCCGCCAGTGCTTCCAGCATAAGCAGCCTCTCGCTGCCGTTGGAGCCGATCTGGTAGCAGCGGCCTCGGAGGGAGCGGCAATCAACGCGGACGCACTTGCCGCCATTCCGCACGCCTGA
- the rpsU gene encoding 30S ribosomal protein S21 — protein MAEVRVQEGEPLENALRRFKRKVQTEDIIKEVKRHSFYLKPGEKKRVKEALARKRNRKKVRKEQD, from the coding sequence TTGGCAGAGGTTCGAGTACAAGAGGGCGAACCCCTTGAAAATGCTCTGCGCCGCTTTAAGCGCAAGGTACAGACCGAAGACATTATCAAGGAAGTCAAGCGTCACTCCTTTTATCTGAAACCAGGTGAGAAGAAGCGCGTAAAAGAAGCGCTCGCGCGCAAGCGCAATCGCAAGAAGGTCCGTAAGGAGCAGGACTAA
- the iscX gene encoding Fe-S cluster assembly protein IscX: MAREIEWTDSEEIGIQLQEKFPELDPYTVRFTDLHRYVTELPGFTGDPAKSNEGILEAIQKAWHEEYEDAK, translated from the coding sequence ATGGCTCGCGAGATTGAATGGACGGATTCGGAAGAGATCGGAATCCAGTTGCAGGAGAAGTTTCCGGAGCTTGACCCGTATACCGTCCGGTTTACTGATTTACACCGCTATGTGACCGAGCTGCCCGGGTTTACGGGCGATCCCGCAAAGTCGAACGAAGGCATTCTGGAGGCAATTCAGAAGGCATGGCACGAGGAGTACGAGGACGCGAAATAG